In Kangiella koreensis DSM 16069, a single window of DNA contains:
- a CDS encoding alpha/beta hydrolase family esterase, whose amino-acid sequence MKGLSLTLIFGISSSVINVNNYAKELSLEVSFSSEDAINKVIDLEVSGVRRQYQLYTPEGLSSPKALVFDFHGSGSNPQQQLAISNSQQIANHLQAVLVAPKAVRPFARGGFTWNTPYHKNFADDVIMSQTIIEQIRLRFKLSELPVVVTGFSGGARMASLLACKLPDKITAVALVAGMRQPELDGESCPDTGATHILSIHSIKDTINPYRFYDGAATSSYWNYGVEESLKAWAGRYQCETTPNHIELNDTVDVFSYQQCLNNKRIISYRLAEGGHTWPGSSFEFPDYLGSVNKSIDASKIISKFFVESLSDK is encoded by the coding sequence ATGAAAGGTTTATCTCTTACACTTATTTTTGGCATAAGTAGTTCTGTAATTAACGTTAACAATTATGCGAAAGAATTATCACTGGAAGTATCTTTTAGCTCTGAAGATGCAATCAATAAAGTCATCGATTTAGAGGTATCAGGTGTACGTCGTCAGTATCAGCTGTATACCCCAGAAGGACTGAGCTCTCCCAAAGCACTAGTGTTTGACTTTCATGGTTCAGGAAGCAACCCACAGCAACAATTGGCTATCAGCAACTCACAACAGATCGCCAATCATTTGCAAGCCGTGCTGGTTGCTCCCAAGGCCGTACGCCCTTTTGCTAGAGGCGGATTTACCTGGAACACCCCTTATCACAAAAACTTTGCTGATGACGTCATAATGAGCCAGACCATCATTGAACAAATACGTCTTAGATTTAAATTATCAGAACTTCCGGTGGTGGTCACTGGATTCTCAGGAGGGGCCAGAATGGCATCACTGCTTGCCTGCAAGCTTCCTGACAAAATAACAGCCGTAGCCTTGGTGGCAGGAATGCGTCAACCCGAACTGGACGGTGAGAGTTGTCCAGATACCGGTGCAACACACATCCTGTCTATTCACAGTATTAAGGACACTATTAATCCTTACAGATTTTACGACGGAGCAGCTACCTCCTCTTATTGGAATTATGGGGTGGAAGAATCACTCAAAGCCTGGGCCGGTCGTTATCAGTGTGAAACAACACCCAACCATATAGAATTGAATGACACTGTTGACGTGTTTAGCTACCAGCAGTGCCTTAATAATAAACGCATAATCTCATATCGATTAGCAGAAGGCGGCCATACCTGGCCTGGTAGTTCCTTTGAATTTCCTGATTATCTTGGTTCAGTTAATAAGTCCATTGATGCGAGCAAAATAATCAGTAAATTTTTTGTTGAGTCCTTGTCTGACAAATAG
- a CDS encoding methyltransferase family protein, with translation MTKKFLILLYAIGGYLAGIASLLYLMGFIINIGVPKGSDDGESFSLLWSIVINATLITLFGLHHSLTARASFKKWISTYIPVPAQRATYLYLTGLMTAVLVFFWQPIDFTIWQVENPVITKTILSLYLLFWVIMVLSSFPIGHFHLLGLAQAWDNFLNKRNAEPPFSRKFLYGLVRHPISSCWILIAWCTPVMTLGHLIFSLGVTAYILLATPHEENDLVKAIGPQYVKYQKEVPPFLPSLSRSAKTNHQDKR, from the coding sequence ATGACTAAAAAATTCTTGATACTTCTTTATGCAATAGGAGGTTACCTTGCTGGCATAGCAAGTCTTTTATATTTAATGGGATTTATTATTAATATCGGCGTTCCCAAGGGTAGTGATGATGGAGAATCCTTTTCATTATTGTGGTCGATTGTAATCAATGCCACCCTTATTACTTTATTTGGTTTACATCATTCTCTGACTGCCCGGGCCTCGTTTAAAAAATGGATTAGTACCTATATTCCAGTTCCAGCACAAAGAGCAACCTATCTTTACCTTACAGGCCTGATGACTGCTGTATTGGTTTTCTTCTGGCAGCCAATAGACTTCACCATTTGGCAAGTTGAGAATCCAGTCATTACAAAGACTATTCTCTCTTTATATCTTTTATTTTGGGTAATCATGGTACTCAGCTCCTTTCCTATTGGTCATTTCCACTTGTTAGGTTTGGCGCAGGCCTGGGACAATTTTCTTAATAAGCGCAATGCCGAGCCACCCTTTTCACGGAAATTCCTATATGGGCTTGTCAGACATCCTATATCAAGCTGCTGGATCTTAATTGCCTGGTGCACTCCAGTGATGACTCTTGGACACCTTATTTTCTCTTTAGGTGTTACAGCCTACATTCTTTTAGCAACACCACATGAAGAGAATGATCTGGTTAAAGCTATCGGTCCCCAGTATGTAAAATATCAGAAAGAAGTGCCACCTTTTCTACCCTCATTATCGCGTTCCGCCAAAACAAATCATCAGGATAAAAGATAA